The Oreochromis niloticus isolate F11D_XX linkage group LG18, O_niloticus_UMD_NMBU, whole genome shotgun sequence DNA window CTCGGAAAGCTTAAAGTAGGTGAAGAATTGCAGAAAAAGGCTACAACAGTTATAGGTTAACTGCCAGCATAGTTAAAACCTATGGATAATTTTACGGAAGCTGGAAGTGCAGGGTGAATAGTTAAAGTGTAAACAAAATGATTTGTGAGCTGGGATGGTTGGCCTCGGTAGATGTACACGACCTTTTCCATGAAGTTGATTAAAAATGCCATGGATAGAACAACATGTCTAAATAAAGCAGTGAGGGCTTGGGTTGAAAAGTAATTTTGTTCCCCTATGAATCAAAATGTACGTAAAGGCTTCCACTTATGCCCATTCACTCAGTTTGTACTACGGCTTAATCAATGATTGTAGAAAACAGTCATTGGGCTTAATGCTGACTGATGCAGAGAGACGTTAATCATCTGTTATGCAGCAAACTGGAAATGACATCTCTTCAAAGTAAATGCCTTCAGAGTTTCATCACATCAGAATTAATTGAGGACTTGAGTTTCTCTGTTGAGTAAAACTTAAGCCCCTTTCACTTATGAactttatgctgttttgtgaaAATTAATCTGGAATCATTTCCAGTGCTGGAAATGCAGCAGAGGACAAGAAATAGGTCATCTTCATAAGTGTTTGTGATAAATCCTGTTAGGTAGAACTTTTAGAAACCAGAGAGGTGCTGCATAAAAAAGCATCACTCCACCCAGCAATTGTAATAACCTTACTGCCACAAACTTGTTACAAACTATAGCTGCATTGGCATTGATCCAGTGTTGTAGTTGACACATTGGTGCAGGTATGCATGTCATGTGTCAGTGATGCAGAGGCCTCTGTCTCCTGAGGGATGCATCTTTCACATGttttagtttatatttatatttacattttatatttgctcAGTGTCATTTTAGTTCCCATGTTTGCTGTTTATGAATGTTATACCATCAATTTGCTGTTATGCAACTAAAGAAGTTTTTGTATGAAGTCACTATATTCAGCATGCAACCAAAGAAGAGTGATGGGCTATAATATCTGGTTAATGTGATCTTTCTTCACACAGTGTGACTGAACTGAAAAGGAATTGACTTTAGCAGCTTGCCTGCCTCTGCAGCTATACTTAGTGTTACCATAGCAACACCTCCCATCTGTCACCAGCACATGCTTTGAACGACAGACCATAATAATATGCAAACCCACTCACAGCCAACGCAGTGCCACCATGGTAACGAGAGGAAGGCTTGAGTTTAGCTCATCAAATATTTGAGGCCATGTGCAGTACTTTAATGTACCCTGATGTACTCATGAGTATGTGGACAATTATATATTCAAATATATTCAGTAAttgttgagtaattgtatattTGCATATGCCTTATTATAGTGTAAGATTAACAGTGTAGTTCAGTGTGTGTTGAATTAACCAGGTTTTTGTACTTTAATCTTAGCTCTGTGTTTGGTCTCCACCTACTCGTGTGCAAACATGTGCAGCTGCTAAAGATTTACCAGTTTTAACTTCTAATTTACTAAACCATGTAGGGTGATAAATTCAAACAGGCGATAAGATGCTCTAGTCTACCCACAGTTGTTACTCATCTGCAAAGCACTTTGCAGACCACCTCCATCCAAGGTTCTCATGATGTTTCTGACCTATAATCTCTGATTAGGACTGATCCTTCATGTATTATGTATGTACATGTATGTAACAGACCTGTAACACCAAAGACAGGTTACTGTCGAAGCAGACTTGCTTTAACTAGAGTGATTGTCAAATTCTAAATTGGAGATAaagtatctgaatttcaggagtgggAAAACACCTCCAAAGACGCTCCTTACGGTTCTCATCTATATATgttcccccagttctacaagctgttcattctcattTACGTgctccaccctccctcccttgttaaattctttaacttcttcacttctatttagtacatggggatctccCAGGCCCGGTCGAGGTCTTCCCCAAACCACAGCTCAATTCTTGTCCAAgacattcacctttacctactaaaacgctgtcaaacctcaAATGAGGATGTGGGCCCAGCTAGCGAAACACATATTTGAGATACCAAGTTAAAACTGAATTTTCTTAAGAGAGTTATTCCCTGCTGTTTTCAGTGTTATTAACTGAATAACTGTGAAGTAGATTAAACCATCCGGACCCTTGCTAAGCTGAcatgaaattaaatgaaatttatAATGTTAACAGCCTCCAATTAGAAGCAGCCTGTCCACCTCCAGTAACCCCCACCCTTGCTTAAGTATTTCCTGTATATGCATCAGTAAGAAGAGCAGTTTTTCACTATCATAACTGGTTAGTGCCACAGGTatgctttcttttcctttcgAACCTCGTATTGCTAAGCACACCACAGCAGTGACAGGAGCACTTTCATCCATGATCCACACCAATGTCTGCTTTGTGAGATTCTGCAGGAAAGCAGTCCTGTTCTTCAGATAGCCCTCTTTGACTCTGTCATCCTCCTCTGGGTGTCACTGTGTGCCATCCATGTGTATCCACCTACCTGTTAGCCTGAACTCTCGCAGACTTCCTTTATGCACGTTGGTCACTGCTGCTCATTGGAAAGAATGCAAACCCATAAGCTATGTCATTTTCATCACAATTATGAGATTTTAGTAGATTGGACTTTTGAATTGACTTCATGCTGTTTTATccaagtatgtttttttttaatttctgctccATTATAACCACAAAATGAATTAGAACTACATGTATGTTTCCTCAGAGAGCTACAACTGGGCTAAGGAGGACAACACCTGAGCTAACAGACGCTAACCACGACAACGGTAGCTCCAGCAGCAATAACCCCGTCTGCCCTCCCTCTCCCCCACTGCTAGTCAGTCCAGTTACCATGGAGATGAGCTCATCAGCACCACTAACAGACGGAGGAGAGAGCCTTTTTAGTTGCCACAACCAGGAAGAGGACGAACTAGGTTTTCCTGGGGTCCATAGGGTGGAAGACAAGGCTGTAGGAGGAGAAAATAGGAAAGGAGATGAGTGTGACTATCTCATTTTTGAGATGGGAGATGAGAAAGGAAGAGAGGTCAGTGAAAGTGAAAGAGGAGAGGATGAAGGGAGTGGGGAGATagagggagaagaagaagagaggggaaaaacagaaggagaaatcgaaagaagagaaatagagaCAGAGGATGAAGACAGAGGGAGATTCAAGGGAGAAGATggaaatgaaagagaaacagagagtgaTAGCTGGGAAAGAAGAGAGATAGAGGGAGACGATGAAACCAGAGAGAGTACAGAGGGTGGGGAGGTAGGGGGTGGAGAAGAGGGAGAAGACCCAGGAGCAAAAGACACAAAAGAAGAGGATCGCTGGATCAGAGGAATAGAGGAAgaggcaaaagaagatgtctTTTCAGATCTCCTCTTCCCCTCAGACAGTCTGCTGCATCCTTCACCATCTGAGCCACTAGGTGCCACCTCAGATCCTCTGGAGGCCGTGCCACAAGAAGTTTGGGGTCCCGACTTCACCATCAGGGATGACCTGAGTGACAGCCACCTCAGTGACTGCCTCCAAGCAGAGCGTGTCATCGTGTACTCAGACAGCGATGCAGGTGAGGACCAGTGGTCAGCTTTTGCCCCCTCTGACATCACCAGCCAGATCgaagaagagaggaagaaagatgTAACATTTGAAGAAGAGGAGAAGGTcaaaggagaggaagaagacaaTGAAGTCAAAGCAGATGCAAAAAAACAAGAGCAGAAgagagaggtggaggtggaggaataCAGGGTGGGAAGAAAGGATGATGATGAAGACCAGATGAGGTTGAGGAGAGATCTTTTCCTACGGTCTCCTTCAGTAAGCTCCACAGCGAGCTCCACGGACCCCGACAAGAAGGTGAGTTTGCTGTTTGTATGTAGCCTGATGGCAGAGACACGGGGATGTTCTTTTGTGCTTTTAACTTGGTTCAACACTTTTCATCAGACATTTAACAGAGATGAATTATAACAACAAAAATGTTTGCCAaacttttttgacattttttgacaaaaataaaagcaagtaAGCTACCCCTAACTTAAGCTATCTCCAAAAAGAAAAGCCTAGACTTAAACCAGAACAGATATACGCACACATGGGGCTTTATAAACTCTGGTCTTAACAGAGTACCTGTCAGTTAGCCAACGGTGGATGGAGCTGTGTCTCTGTCACTCATCTGTTACAGTTTCTGACACTTTTCATCTGTACCACTCAAAACTGTACTATCAGTGTCTGACAGAGGGAGCTGCAGCATGTGCATGATTGTAAGAGCCTTGAGCCCATCACCCAGCATTAGCACTCGCAGTTTGCATCAGAGTTCTAGGACATTAATTCAAGCATCAACTAAAGTGAACTATGTAGTTATAGCACAGACAGATCTCAGAAGTATTCATTGCTGTATTATAACAAAACATGTTCATTTTAACaagaaaaggaaataaagaTCATCGCTTCCACCTTGTGCCCAAACTGTGCAATCATAGCTGAAAGTGATAGCATAGCCCACTCAAAGGTGACATGAAAAGGCTAATTTACACTGTGGATCCCTGCACTCAAATACTGTCATAGGTTTAACACTGACTATGAAGCTGGGTTTAAAAATATGTGTTTGAGGTTTTTAGAACAAGTTTAGTGCCGTCTTGTACCAATACAGAACGTGATGTCACTGAGTTGGTTGGTTGCTGCTAATAGACTTagattagtttctgttagctaACTAGTAACAGAACCATTATCtcattaaaactaaaaatcagtTTATATCTATATCAGTTTTATACGAAACCAAGGACACATTGTCCATTTCTCTCTGTCCTGTAGGGATTTTAtgagagagaagacaaatatGTTGTACGTTTTCACAATTTTCTATGAAAACGGTTAAAGTTTCAAATGAGTTTCACATGGTGCCAtggactctgtgtgtgtctcagtgtCTCTGGCTCAGAGACAAAAGGCTGCGTGTCTCTCTGCTTGCTCAggagacacaaacaaacaaacagccccACACCCAGACAGTAATGCTTTTATTATGTGTGATAAACAGGACTCTAAGGTAGGGATGTGTACCGatatggcaccggttctgacataaacggtagtaaccagaccgaaaagcagcgcacattttggtgctttattttggtgctttttaaaaaatttttcatgagatgtcatacactttggattttagccaatcattttacctttacaagcatagtaggcgggcccaggtacgtacgttcttttagagcagagctacagattaaaaatgcccaaggcgaagcggtcaaaagtctggctgtacttcacagcaaaagatgcaaactcagcagcctgcaacaagtgctttaagccccACGCCCCCGGTACTGcgagcaaaaaggaggagatcacgtttaatcggttataacacggggtgagaaatataagtccagacatgtgtggtatccacagaaacctctgaatctcagctaaaatgtcatataaaccatttctacaaccaccaaactcaacgaaaacaagccatgattaaacgagcagttatgTAAATGCGCTCaagtccgctaaacaaacaaggcgaaccagaaattctccagacttcatgtaaccgtCTAAAGAAaagctggttatcttccagagctatcactaattccaaacaccaagtttcaccacactctgaccaaaattcactgaatgagccacaaaagaagaccacaaaagcACACAGCGGCGTAAATGtgctaagacagaaattggcttaccgtccAGATTTCCTCCGATAtttcgccggtagccggtagCCGGTAGCCACATGATTATCAGCAGTTACCACGCCTACCTAGCCGCATCAGAGCCGTTTTCTgtcaacaacctccattttagacccacctaTAGACACGTGACTGGACAGACGTCATATGCAGTAAATTTGGGCCCACGTGGGTTTTGGCCTTGGaacgtctgattggttgaagtaacgtgaacgtggcatcgttacaattcaattcaattcaattcaattcaatttctttattgtcccacaaggggaaattagtTTAGCAGgaggataaaaataaacagaacaatactataaaataataataacaataataactagaaaaatttgcatttcctgcgaaaatgcagtgtggatgctttaaagctgaagctgtctgctgaaactagctgaaaaagctgaaaagttgcagaaattgtaaaaactttgcagaagcaaaggaactttgctaaaatggaataacttagcagaactgcaatatcttagaggaaacataatacttggcagaatacaatagcatagcagaacttagcagaaatattacaacttaccagaaacattataacttctcaaaaatacaagactttaggagaaatagtataagataacagaaagaatatatttagccaaacattcttgaacattacagaaatactatgatttagaaaagcagtacaacatagcag harbors:
- the LOC102081291 gene encoding cilia- and flagella-associated protein 251 isoform X1, with product MCKSLPIKIDLFCSNSHTSSGRYSLPLSLPAALLLSISLHHMHVRSRQPPACMRPSSRQRVAAWLLALPLGRGGEECARRGRLEMISFWLLCWKLLRATTGLRRTTPELTDANHDNGSSSSNNPVCPPSPPLLVSPVTMEMSSSAPLTDGGESLFSCHNQEEDELGFPGVHRVEDKAVGGENRKGDECDYLIFEMGDEKGREVSESERGEDEGSGEIEGEEEERGKTEGEIERREIETEDEDRGRFKGEDGNERETESDSWERREIEGDDETRESTEGGEVGGGEEGEDPGAKDTKEEDRWIRGIEEEAKEDVFSDLLFPSDSLLHPSPSEPLGATSDPLEAVPQEVWGPDFTIRDDLSDSHLSDCLQAERVIVYSDSDAGEDQWSAFAPSDITSQIEEERKKDVTFEEEEKVKGEEEDNEVKADAKKQEQKREVEVEEYRVGRKDDDEDQMRLRRDLFLRSPSVSSTASSTDPDKKVSLLFVCSLMAETRGCSFVLLTWFNTFHQTFNRDEL
- the LOC102081291 gene encoding cilia- and flagella-associated protein 251 isoform X2 codes for the protein MEMSSSAPLTDGGESLFSCHNQEEDELGFPGVHRVEDKAVGGENRKGDECDYLIFEMGDEKGREVSESERGEDEGSGEIEGEEEERGKTEGEIERREIETEDEDRGRFKGEDGNERETESDSWERREIEGDDETRESTEGGEVGGGEEGEDPGAKDTKEEDRWIRGIEEEAKEDVFSDLLFPSDSLLHPSPSEPLGATSDPLEAVPQEVWGPDFTIRDDLSDSHLSDCLQAERVIVYSDSDAGEDQWSAFAPSDITSQIEEERKKDVTFEEEEKVKGEEEDNEVKADAKKQEQKREVEVEEYRVGRKDDDEDQMRLRRDLFLRSPSVSSTASSTDPDKKVSLLFVCSLMAETRGCSFVLLTWFNTFHQTFNRDEL